The following are encoded in a window of Mycolicibacterium tusciae JS617 genomic DNA:
- the dnaE gene encoding DNA polymerase III subunit alpha yields MTSPPPLHRSSFVHLHNHTEYSMLDGAAKVKPMLAEAQRLEMPAIGMTDHGNMFGASEFYNGATEVGIKPIIGVEAYIAPGSRFDTKRILWGDPSQKSDDVSGSGAYTHMTMVAENATGLRNLFKLSSLASFEGQLGKWSRMDAEIIAENAEGIIATTGCPSGEVQTRLRLGQVREALEAAAKWREIFGPENYFLELMDHGLDIERRVREGLLEVGQKLGIPPLATNDCHYVTRDNARSHEALLCVQTGKTLSDHNRFKFDGDGYYLKSADEMRSLWDGEIPGACDSTLLIAERVQSYAEVWTPKDRMPIFPVPEGHDQSTWLRHEVEAGLQRRFPGAAVPADYTDRADFEMTVICEKGYPSYFLIVADLINYARSVDIRVGPGRGSAAGSLVAYALGITNIDPIPYGLLFERFLNPERVSMPDIDIDFDDRRRGEMLRYAANKWGSDRVAQVITFGTIKTKAALKDSARVNYGQPGFAIADRITKALPPPIMAKDISLSGITDPNHERYKEAAEVRGLIDTDPDVRTIYETARGLEGLVRNAGVHACAVIMSSEPLVDAIPLWKRPQDGAIITGWDYPSCESIGLLKMDFLGLRNLTIIGDAIENIKANRGIELDLDSVPLDDPLTFELLGRGDTLGVFQLDGGPMRDLLRRMQPTGFEDVVAVIALYRPGPMGMNAHNDYADRKNNRQAIKPIHPELAEPLAEILAETYGLIVYQEQIMRIAQKVAGYSLARADILRKAMGKKKREVLEKEFEGFSDGMKANGFSAAAIKALWDTVLPFADYAFNKSHAAGYGLVSYWTAYLKANYPAEYMAGLLTSVGDDKDKAAVYLADCRRLGITVLPPDVNESSLNFASVGEDIRYGLGAVRNVGANVVAALIGSRTDKGKYVDFSDYLNKIDIGACNKKVTESLIKAGAFDSLGHPRKGLFLIHTDAVDSVLGTKKAEAMGQFDLFGGADTATDAVFTIKVPDEEWEDKHKLALEREMLGLYVSGHPLNGIAHLLAAQVDTAIPAILDGDVANDTQVRIGGILASVNRRVNKNGLPWASAQLEDLTGGIEVLFFPQTYSTFGAEITDDAVVVVGAKVAIRDDRISLIANDLVVPDFSSAQVNRPVAVTLPTRQCTVDKVTALKQVLARHPGTAQVHLRLISGERITTLELDASLRVTASSALMGDLKALLGPGCLG; encoded by the coding sequence TCGGCATGACCGATCACGGAAACATGTTCGGCGCCAGCGAGTTCTACAACGGTGCCACCGAAGTGGGCATCAAACCGATCATCGGTGTGGAGGCGTACATCGCCCCGGGCTCGAGGTTTGACACCAAGCGCATTCTCTGGGGTGACCCGTCTCAGAAGTCCGACGATGTCTCGGGCAGCGGGGCCTACACGCACATGACCATGGTCGCCGAGAACGCGACCGGGCTGCGCAACCTGTTCAAGCTGTCGTCGCTGGCCTCTTTCGAAGGCCAGCTCGGCAAGTGGTCGCGGATGGACGCCGAAATCATCGCCGAAAACGCCGAGGGCATCATCGCCACCACCGGATGTCCGTCGGGCGAGGTGCAGACCCGCCTGCGCCTCGGGCAGGTCCGCGAGGCGCTGGAGGCGGCCGCCAAGTGGCGCGAGATCTTTGGTCCGGAGAACTATTTCCTGGAGTTGATGGACCACGGACTCGACATCGAGCGCCGGGTCCGCGAAGGACTGCTTGAGGTCGGTCAGAAGCTCGGCATCCCGCCGCTGGCCACCAACGACTGCCACTACGTGACCCGCGACAACGCCCGCAGCCACGAGGCGCTGCTCTGTGTGCAGACCGGCAAGACGCTTTCGGATCACAACCGGTTCAAGTTCGATGGCGACGGCTACTACCTCAAATCGGCCGACGAGATGCGCTCGCTCTGGGACGGCGAGATCCCGGGCGCGTGCGATTCCACGCTGCTGATCGCCGAGCGGGTGCAGAGCTATGCCGAGGTCTGGACGCCGAAGGACCGGATGCCGATCTTCCCGGTGCCCGAGGGCCATGACCAGTCGACGTGGCTGCGGCATGAGGTCGAGGCCGGCCTGCAGCGGCGGTTCCCCGGTGCGGCGGTGCCCGCCGACTACACCGACCGGGCCGACTTCGAGATGACGGTCATCTGCGAGAAGGGCTACCCGTCCTACTTCCTCATCGTCGCCGACCTGATCAACTACGCCCGCTCGGTCGACATCCGGGTGGGGCCCGGGCGTGGCTCGGCGGCCGGATCGCTGGTCGCGTATGCACTCGGCATCACCAACATCGACCCCATCCCTTACGGCCTGCTGTTCGAGCGATTCCTGAACCCCGAACGTGTGTCGATGCCCGACATCGACATCGATTTCGACGACCGCCGTCGCGGCGAGATGCTGCGCTACGCCGCCAACAAATGGGGCAGCGACCGGGTGGCCCAGGTCATCACGTTCGGCACCATTAAAACAAAAGCCGCGCTGAAGGATTCGGCCCGAGTCAACTACGGTCAACCCGGTTTCGCGATCGCCGACCGGATCACCAAGGCGCTGCCGCCGCCGATCATGGCCAAGGACATCTCGCTGTCGGGCATCACCGACCCCAACCACGAGCGGTACAAGGAAGCCGCCGAGGTTCGTGGGCTGATCGACACCGACCCCGACGTGCGCACCATCTACGAGACCGCACGCGGTCTCGAGGGGCTGGTCCGCAACGCCGGTGTGCACGCCTGCGCGGTGATCATGAGCAGCGAGCCGCTGGTCGACGCGATCCCATTGTGGAAGCGGCCGCAGGACGGCGCCATCATCACCGGCTGGGACTACCCGTCGTGCGAGAGCATCGGCCTGCTCAAGATGGACTTCCTCGGCCTGCGCAACCTGACGATCATCGGCGACGCGATCGAGAACATCAAGGCCAACCGCGGTATCGAGCTCGACCTCGATTCGGTGCCACTCGACGACCCGCTGACCTTTGAGCTGCTCGGCCGCGGCGACACACTCGGTGTGTTCCAGCTCGACGGCGGTCCGATGCGCGATCTGCTGCGCCGCATGCAGCCGACCGGGTTCGAGGACGTCGTCGCCGTCATCGCGCTGTATCGGCCGGGTCCGATGGGCATGAACGCCCACAACGACTATGCGGACCGCAAGAACAACCGGCAGGCGATCAAGCCGATCCACCCGGAGCTGGCCGAACCGCTCGCCGAGATCCTCGCCGAGACCTACGGCCTGATCGTCTACCAAGAGCAGATCATGCGCATCGCGCAGAAGGTGGCCGGCTACTCGCTGGCTCGAGCAGACATTCTGCGAAAAGCCATGGGCAAGAAGAAGCGCGAGGTCCTGGAGAAGGAGTTCGAAGGCTTCTCCGACGGCATGAAAGCCAACGGGTTCTCCGCGGCCGCCATCAAGGCGCTGTGGGACACGGTGCTGCCGTTCGCCGACTACGCGTTCAACAAATCGCACGCGGCCGGCTATGGCCTGGTCTCGTACTGGACCGCGTACCTCAAGGCCAACTATCCGGCCGAGTACATGGCCGGGCTGCTGACCTCCGTCGGCGACGACAAGGACAAGGCCGCGGTCTACCTCGCCGACTGCCGAAGGCTCGGCATCACCGTGCTGCCGCCAGACGTCAACGAGTCGAGCCTCAACTTCGCCTCAGTGGGCGAGGACATTCGCTACGGGCTGGGGGCGGTACGCAATGTCGGCGCGAATGTCGTTGCCGCACTGATCGGTTCGCGCACCGACAAAGGCAAGTACGTCGATTTCTCCGACTACCTCAACAAGATCGACATCGGAGCCTGCAACAAGAAGGTCACCGAGTCGCTGATCAAGGCGGGGGCGTTCGACTCGCTGGGGCATCCGCGCAAGGGCCTCTTCCTGATCCACACCGACGCGGTCGATTCGGTGCTCGGTACCAAGAAGGCCGAGGCGATGGGTCAGTTCGACCTGTTCGGCGGCGCGGATACGGCCACCGATGCGGTGTTCACCATCAAGGTGCCCGATGAGGAGTGGGAGGACAAGCACAAGCTGGCGCTCGAGCGCGAGATGCTCGGTCTCTATGTGTCCGGGCATCCGCTCAACGGCATAGCTCACCTGTTGGCTGCGCAGGTGGACACGGCGATCCCCGCCATCCTCGACGGTGACGTCGCCAACGACACCCAGGTGCGGATCGGCGGCATCCTCGCGTCGGTGAACCGGCGGGTCAACAAGAACGGGTTGCCGTGGGCCTCAGCGCAATTGGAAGACCTCACCGGTGGCATCGAGGTGTTGTTCTTCCCGCAGACTTACTCCACATTCGGCGCCGAGATCACCGACGATGCAGTGGTAGTGGTCGGTGCCAAAGTCGCGATTCGGGATGACCGGATCTCGCTGATCGCCAACGATCTTGTGGTACCGGACTTTTCGAGCGCCCAGGTCAATCGGCCGGTGGCCGTCACCCTGCCGACCCGTCAGTGCACGGTCGACAAGGTCACCGCGCTCAAGCAGGTTCTGGCCCGCCATCCCGGAACCGCGCAGGTGCACTTGCGGCTGATCAGCGGCGAGCGCATCACCACACTCGAACTCGACGCATCGCTGAGGGTGACGGCGTCATCGGCGTTGATGGGTGATCTGAAGGCGCTGCTGGGTCCCGGCTGTCTGGGCTGA